Within the Pseudomonadota bacterium genome, the region CTCGAACATGGTCGAGGCGATGCCGGCATGCGAGCGCATGCCCACACCCACCAGCGAGATCTTGACGATCTTGTTGTCCCCGGTCACCTCGCGCGCACCCAGCTCGCGCGCCGTGCTCTGCAGGGTCGACATCGCACGCTTGTAGTCGTTACGGTGCACGGTGAAGGTGAAATCCGTGGTGGCACCGTCCGGGGCGATGTTCTGCACGATCATATCGACCTCGATATTGGACTCCGCGATCGGCCCCAGGAGCTTGTAGGCGACACCCGGCGTATCCGGTACGCCGAGTACCGTCAGTTTCGCTTCGTCCCGGTTGAACGCGATGCCGGAAATCAGTACGTCTTCCATCTCTTCTTCCTCGTAGGTAATCAACGTGCCCTCGCCTTCCTCGAACGAGGACAGCACGCGTAGCGGAACATTGTAGCGGCCGGCAAAGCTGACCGAACGGATCTGCAGCACCTTCGACCCGAGGCTGGCCATTTCCAGCATTTCCTCGAAGGTGATGCGATCGAGCCGGCGCGCGTTCGGCACCACGCGCGGATCCGTGGTGTAGACGCCGTCCACGTCGGTATAGATCTGGCATTCGTCCGCCTTCAGCGCGGCGGCCAGCGCCACCGCCGTGGTGTCCGAGCCGCCGCGGCCCAGCGTGGTGATATTGCCGTGTTCGTCGGCGCCCTGGAAACCCGCCACCACCACGACGCGCCCGCCCGCCAGATCCTCGCGGATCCGCCGGTCGTCGATCTCGCGGATGCGCGCCTTGTTGTGCGCGCTGTCGGTCAGGATGTGCACCTGCGATCCGGTATAGGAACGCGCGCTGCAGCCACGCTGCTCCAGCGCCATGCTGAGCAACGCGATCGTCACCTGCTCGCCGGTCGCCAGCAGCACGTCGAGCTCGCGCGGACTGGGCGTTGCGCTGACCTGGCCGGCCAGGTCGATCAGCCGGTTGGTCTCGCCGCTCATCGCGGACACCACCACGACCAGGTCATTGCCACGGTCGCGCCAGTCGAGGACCTTGTCGGCGACGTGGCCGATACGCTCGGGAGAGCCGACCGAAGTGCCGCCATATTTCTGAACGATAAGTGCCATATCGGGAATATTCCTGAGGTAATACCTGAAGTGCCGGGCCGCTACTGCAGTCGTTCGCGCACCCACTCCGGCACGGCCTGCAGCGCCGCATCCAGCTGTGCCGGCTGGTTGCCGCCGGCCTGGGCCATGTCGGGGCGGCCGCCGCCCTTGCCGCCGACCCGGCTCGCGACCATGTTGACCAGCTCACCGGCCTTGATCTGGCCGGTGCGGTCCTTGGTCACGCCGGCCACCAGACTGACCCGGTCGCCGTCCACCGCCGCCAGCACCACCGCGGCGGAACCGAGCTTGTTCTTGAGCTGGTCCAGCGTCTCGCGCAGCACCTTGCTGTCGGCACCGTCCAGGCGGGCCGCCAGCACCTTCACCCCGTCGATCTCGACGGCTGCGGCGGCGAGGTCGCTGCCCTGACTGCTGGCGAGTTTGCCCTTGAGCTGCGCCAGCTCCTTCTCCAGCGCGCGGGTCTTCTCCAGCAGCGCGCCCACACGCTCGTCGGCGTCGTCGCGGCCGCCCTTGACCAGCTCGGCGATACGACCCAGGCGCTGCTCGTTGTCCCGGACCCAGGCCAACGCGCGGGCGCCGGTCACGGCCTCGATCCGGCGCACGCCGGAGGCGATGCCGGTCTCCGCGGTGATCCGGAACAGGCCGATATCGCCGGCGTGGTCGACATGGGTGCCGCCGCAGAGCTCGACCGAGAAGTCGCCGATCGCCAGCACCCGCACCTCGTCGCCGTATTTCTCGCCGAACAGTGCCATGGCGCCGGACTTGATCGCATCGTCCATCTGCATCAGGCGTGTCGTCGCTGCCGCATTGGCGCGGATCTGTGCATTGACCAGATCCTCGATCTCGGCAAGCTGCGCGGGCGTGACCGGCTCGTAATGCGCAAAATCGAACCGCAGCCGCTCCGGCTCGACCAGCGAGCCCTTCTGCTGCACGTGCGTACCGAGCACCTGGCGCAACGCGGCATGCAGCAGGTGGGTCGCCGAATGGTTCAGCACGGTGGCCTGCCGGCGTTGCGTATCGACCAGGGCATTGACCCGGTCGCCCTTGCGCAGCACGCCCTGGGTCACGGTGCCGACGTGCGCGCAGGCCGTACCGCTGTGCTTGCGCGTGTCCTCGACCTCGAAGCGCGCATTGGCGCTCTCCAGGCGGCCGCGGTCGCCGACCTGGCCGCCGGACTCGGCATAGAACGGCGTCGTGTCCAGGAACACCATGCCGCTCTGCCCGCTCTCCAGCGCCGCCACCGGCTTGCCTTCCTGCAGCAACGCGGTGACGGTGGCCGCGCCGTCCAGCCGTTCGTAACCAGTGAACACGGTGACCGC harbors:
- a CDS encoding aspartate kinase, which encodes MALIVQKYGGTSVGSPERIGHVADKVLDWRDRGNDLVVVVSAMSGETNRLIDLAGQVSATPSPRELDVLLATGEQVTIALLSMALEQRGCSARSYTGSQVHILTDSAHNKARIREIDDRRIREDLAGGRVVVVAGFQGADEHGNITTLGRGGSDTTAVALAAALKADECQIYTDVDGVYTTDPRVVPNARRLDRITFEEMLEMASLGSKVLQIRSVSFAGRYNVPLRVLSSFEEGEGTLITYEEEEMEDVLISGIAFNRDEAKLTVLGVPDTPGVAYKLLGPIAESNIEVDMIVQNIAPDGATTDFTFTVHRNDYKRAMSTLQSTARELGAREVTGDNKIVKISLVGVGMRSHAGIASTMFEALAREGINIRMISTSEIKISVVVDEKYLELGVRALHDAFHLDQAPTVKK